The Marinilongibacter aquaticus genome has a window encoding:
- a CDS encoding cupin domain-containing protein has protein sequence MEVIKHEEGFTELKAASPIRRKVVHLEELMMTVIEFYDGPMEEPEKPHRHPHEQITYVASGELKLFIEDRSYDLKEGDVFKVASNLNHCIQTLTEKVKLIDGFTPLRKDFL, from the coding sequence ATGGAAGTAATCAAGCACGAAGAAGGTTTTACAGAATTGAAGGCCGCCTCGCCAATCAGAAGAAAAGTGGTTCATCTTGAAGAACTGATGATGACGGTGATCGAATTTTACGATGGCCCCATGGAAGAACCCGAAAAACCACATAGACACCCTCACGAACAAATTACTTATGTGGCCAGTGGCGAACTGAAACTTTTCATAGAAGATAGAAGCTATGACTTGAAAGAAGGCGATGTGTTCAAAGTGGCTTCAAACTTGAACCATTGCATTCAAACTTTGACCGAAAAAGTAAAGTTGATCGATGGTTTTACTCCCTTGCGAAAGGATTTCCTGTAA
- a CDS encoding 1-acyl-sn-glycerol-3-phosphate acyltransferase → MIFSWFFRLFGWRIRGGVSSTVRKAVLCVCPHKANSDFFVGLGARASLKRKIGYLGKEELFRPPFGFIFRLLGGIPVKRDKRHNLVEDFGKAIKESEDMLFALAPEGTRKNVARLKTGFYYMALAGEIPIIPVGFDYLRKEVVFGEPFLPSGDFQMDMQKHFVPFFKGIAKTDKDWLKNYENGVFDEQ, encoded by the coding sequence ATGATTTTTTCATGGTTTTTCCGATTGTTTGGTTGGCGAATCCGTGGAGGCGTATCTTCGACGGTGCGGAAGGCCGTATTGTGCGTATGCCCGCACAAGGCCAACAGCGACTTTTTCGTGGGTTTGGGTGCTCGTGCGAGTTTGAAGCGAAAGATTGGGTATTTGGGAAAAGAAGAGCTTTTTCGCCCGCCTTTCGGTTTCATATTTCGGCTTTTGGGCGGAATACCCGTAAAAAGAGATAAGCGGCACAATTTGGTGGAAGATTTTGGCAAAGCCATTAAAGAAAGCGAAGACATGCTGTTTGCCTTGGCACCCGAAGGCACGCGAAAAAATGTGGCCCGTTTAAAGACCGGATTTTACTATATGGCCTTGGCCGGCGAAATTCCGATCATTCCCGTGGGCTTTGATTATTTGCGAAAAGAAGTCGTATTTGGCGAACCATTTTTGCCCTCAGGCGATTTTCAAATGGATATGCAAAAACATTTCGTGCCCTTTTTCAAAGGGATTGCGAAAACAGATAAAGATTGGCTTAAAAATTACGAAAACGGAGTTTTTGACGAACAATGA
- a CDS encoding geranylgeranylglyceryl/heptaprenylglyceryl phosphate synthase codes for MTKVLDKIRKQSKKSLAILIDPDKVDEATLDEIILLSIEAKVSFFFVGGSLISSDQLDFCIQRLKEVKDIPTVLFPGNGQHVHAKADAILLLSLISGRNADFLIGQHVIAAPALKRSGLEILPTGYMLVDGGKQTTASYISNTTPLPNDKPDIAAATALAGEMLGLKILYLDAGSGAKNTVSSELISAVKNSCEIPLIVGGGIDSLAKAEKAFKAGADIIVVGNATEKDPQFISDLGQMMDLLEIRGMEL; via the coding sequence ATGACTAAAGTGCTGGACAAAATTCGAAAACAGAGCAAAAAAAGCTTGGCCATTTTGATTGACCCGGACAAAGTCGATGAAGCCACTTTAGACGAAATAATTTTGCTCTCTATTGAAGCCAAAGTCAGTTTCTTTTTTGTGGGCGGCAGCCTGATCAGCTCCGATCAACTCGATTTTTGTATCCAAAGGTTGAAAGAGGTAAAGGATATTCCCACCGTGCTTTTCCCCGGAAACGGTCAACATGTGCATGCCAAAGCGGACGCCATTCTTTTGCTTTCTCTTATTTCTGGTCGAAATGCCGACTTCCTCATCGGCCAGCACGTAATTGCCGCTCCTGCACTCAAACGTTCTGGATTGGAGATCTTGCCCACAGGCTACATGCTCGTAGACGGCGGAAAACAAACTACGGCCTCTTATATCAGTAACACCACTCCCCTGCCCAACGACAAACCCGATATCGCTGCGGCCACAGCTTTGGCTGGTGAAATGCTGGGACTGAAAATTCTTTATTTGGATGCCGGAAGTGGAGCAAAAAACACAGTATCGAGCGAGCTAATTTCCGCTGTGAAAAACAGTTGTGAAATCCCTTTAATTGTCGGAGGCGGAATCGATTCTTTGGCCAAAGCAGAGAAAGCCTTCAAAGCTGGAGCAGACATTATTGTGGTGGGCAATGCCACAGAAAAAGACCCGCAATTCATTAGTGACCTCGGCCAAATGATGGATTTACTGGAAATTCGGGGCATGGAATTGTAA
- a CDS encoding GRP family sugar transporter — protein MYIIENYSVAIFLCLITMLCWGSWANTQKLSSTKWPFQLFYWDYSLGILLITLLLAFTLGSTGEAGRSFLDDLFQAEGRYLLYALLGGIIFNFANLLLVIAIDLTGMAIAFPIGIGIALVLGVITNYIDTPVGNPLILFVGVLFVVLAIVLDALAYKSILKNDQKTPLKGILISLVAGVSMGFFYRYVAQSMSLDFVQPEVGKLTPYTALVVFSVGILLSNFVFNSINMYRPITGKPVTYTDYFVLGNSKLHFIGILGGAIWGLGMSFNIIASEQAGPAVAYGLGQGATMVAAFWGVFIWKELKELPQSKKWLISAMFINFLIGLGLIVYSKIA, from the coding sequence ATGTATATCATTGAGAATTATTCAGTGGCCATATTTTTATGCTTGATCACCATGCTGTGTTGGGGCTCTTGGGCCAACACACAGAAGCTTTCGAGTACAAAATGGCCTTTTCAGCTTTTTTATTGGGATTACAGTTTGGGTATTCTTTTGATTACCCTTTTGCTTGCCTTTACTCTGGGCTCGACGGGAGAGGCGGGCAGAAGTTTTTTGGATGACCTTTTTCAGGCCGAAGGGCGGTATTTGCTCTATGCCCTTTTGGGCGGAATAATCTTCAACTTTGCCAATCTGCTGCTGGTCATCGCCATTGACCTGACAGGTATGGCCATTGCTTTTCCCATTGGCATTGGCATTGCTTTGGTGCTCGGCGTGATCACCAATTATATCGATACTCCGGTGGGCAATCCCCTTATTTTGTTTGTCGGCGTGCTTTTTGTGGTTTTGGCTATTGTGTTGGATGCTTTGGCTTATAAATCCATCTTGAAAAACGATCAAAAAACACCCTTGAAAGGTATCTTGATTTCTTTGGTTGCGGGTGTATCTATGGGCTTTTTCTATCGCTATGTAGCCCAATCGATGTCTTTGGACTTCGTACAGCCAGAAGTGGGCAAGTTGACCCCGTATACCGCTTTGGTTGTATTTTCTGTTGGGATATTGCTTTCCAATTTTGTGTTCAATTCGATCAATATGTACAGGCCAATTACGGGCAAGCCCGTGACCTACACTGATTATTTCGTTTTGGGGAATTCCAAACTTCACTTTATCGGGATTTTGGGCGGAGCCATTTGGGGTTTGGGCATGTCTTTCAACATTATCGCGTCTGAACAAGCCGGACCGGCCGTGGCCTACGGTTTGGGACAAGGGGCTACCATGGTGGCCGCTTTTTGGGGCGTTTTCATTTGGAAAGAACTTAAAGAGCTGCCGCAATCCAAGAAATGGCTGATCTCGGCCATGTTTATCAATTTTCTCATTGGTTTGGGTTTAATTGTCTACTCAAAAATTGCCTAA
- a CDS encoding LacI family DNA-binding transcriptional regulator — translation MSTLKQIAQDLNLSVSTVSRILNGKGKKARISDATVALVLKYANEVGYSPNMVAKGLQASQSFSIGLMLPDITNLFFAEMAKNIEKWASKSQYSVVLVNSDEDVEKEKKQLANLMGRKVDGIIAAPVGDSFAHFAKIVKQKIPLVFIDRYFPDLSVPFITSDNYQGSFEATQELTRKGHERICLISGNQSNELVKQRRAGYVDALHSAGIAVSEELILGNAFSIENGYASTKKALMNAHPPTAIFAMNNLIGFGVLQAVKELELKIPEAVSLIIFDNHPYLSLQNPSISTVKQDSEKIGEMAVKALLEAIQEETDIEALQIPTTLILRESISVLD, via the coding sequence ATGTCTACATTAAAGCAAATTGCACAAGATCTCAATCTGTCTGTCAGTACGGTTTCCCGCATTCTGAATGGGAAAGGCAAGAAAGCCAGAATCAGTGATGCCACGGTGGCTTTGGTTTTGAAATACGCCAATGAGGTGGGCTATTCTCCGAATATGGTGGCCAAGGGATTGCAGGCTTCGCAAAGCTTTTCGATTGGATTAATGCTGCCCGATATTACCAATCTGTTTTTTGCAGAAATGGCCAAAAACATTGAAAAATGGGCTTCGAAATCTCAATATTCAGTTGTGCTCGTCAATTCTGATGAAGACGTCGAAAAGGAAAAAAAGCAATTGGCCAATTTGATGGGCCGAAAAGTCGATGGGATTATCGCCGCTCCCGTGGGCGACTCTTTTGCCCATTTTGCCAAGATTGTGAAACAGAAAATTCCCTTGGTTTTCATCGACCGCTATTTTCCCGATTTGTCGGTGCCTTTTATCACTTCAGACAATTACCAAGGAAGCTTTGAGGCTACACAAGAGTTGACCCGCAAAGGACATGAACGGATTTGCCTGATCAGCGGAAACCAGAGTAACGAGTTGGTGAAACAAAGGCGAGCGGGTTATGTAGACGCCCTTCATTCGGCGGGCATTGCCGTTTCTGAAGAGCTGATTCTCGGCAATGCTTTCAGTATTGAAAATGGCTATGCGAGCACAAAAAAAGCCCTGATGAACGCCCATCCGCCTACCGCTATTTTTGCCATGAACAATTTGATTGGTTTTGGTGTATTGCAAGCTGTGAAAGAACTGGAACTGAAAATTCCCGAAGCCGTTTCATTGATCATTTTTGATAATCATCCGTATTTGTCTTTGCAAAATCCGTCGATCTCTACCGTAAAACAAGATTCGGAAAAAATAGGGGAAATGGCCGTAAAGGCCCTTCTGGAAGCCATACAGGAAGAAACGGATATCGAGGCCTTGCAAATTCCCACTACGCTCATTCTGAGAGAATCGATTTCTGTATTGGATTAA
- a CDS encoding OsmC family protein translates to MKVELTRVDDAFHLTGSGSSESLVHIDASENIGGHNLGSRPMELLLMGLGGCSSIDVVLVLKKQKQRIDDYKVIIEGEREKIEGTEMSPFTKINLHFVLKGEIDAKKLERAIKLSMEKYCSATAQFRPSADITHSYEIIPA, encoded by the coding sequence ATGAAAGTAGAGTTGACACGCGTGGACGACGCCTTTCACCTTACGGGCAGTGGCTCTTCCGAAAGTTTAGTGCATATCGATGCTTCCGAAAATATAGGCGGACACAATTTGGGCTCACGGCCAATGGAATTGCTGCTCATGGGTTTGGGCGGTTGTTCTTCAATTGACGTGGTCTTGGTCTTGAAAAAGCAAAAGCAGAGAATCGACGATTACAAAGTGATTATCGAAGGCGAGCGAGAAAAAATTGAAGGGACCGAAATGTCGCCGTTTACAAAAATCAATCTGCATTTCGTATTGAAAGGCGAGATCGACGCAAAGAAACTTGAACGTGCCATTAAACTTTCGATGGAAAAATATTGCTCGGCCACTGCACAGTTTCGCCCTTCGGCCGATATCACACATTCGTACGAAATAATTCCGGCTTAA
- the rbsK gene encoding ribokinase, whose amino-acid sequence MKLLVIGSSNMDIVLTLPRIPAVGETVLGGKSSMIFGGKGANQAVAAKRSGAEIAFICKVGHDIFGENMKSHFENEGFDLKLILTDPEEATGIAQIFVSKKGENSIAVAPGANMKLLPEDLKAFEKNIENAEVVLVQLETPLETIEYIADIAHRHKVKLILNPAPAQKLGAELLKKIWLITPNETEASLLTGVALTEQNWEEKAAAVLQHMGVENVIITLGEKGSILFGRKETKRFEALQVAAVDSTAAGDVFNGTLAAALTQNLSLNEAIAFASVAAALSVTKKGAQPSIPTLSEIENFRMNQIEYPTK is encoded by the coding sequence ATGAAATTGCTTGTAATCGGAAGCTCGAACATGGATATAGTGCTCACTTTGCCGCGAATTCCTGCTGTAGGCGAAACCGTGTTGGGAGGAAAATCGAGCATGATATTTGGTGGGAAAGGGGCCAATCAAGCGGTGGCAGCAAAACGCTCGGGAGCCGAAATAGCCTTTATCTGTAAAGTGGGACACGATATTTTTGGCGAAAACATGAAGAGCCATTTTGAAAATGAGGGCTTCGATTTGAAACTGATTCTTACAGACCCAGAAGAGGCGACAGGAATTGCACAAATTTTTGTGTCGAAAAAGGGCGAAAACTCCATTGCGGTGGCTCCTGGAGCAAACATGAAGCTCTTGCCCGAAGATTTGAAAGCTTTTGAAAAGAATATCGAAAATGCAGAAGTGGTGCTCGTTCAACTCGAAACCCCGCTCGAAACAATCGAATACATTGCAGACATAGCCCACCGTCATAAGGTGAAGCTGATTTTGAATCCTGCCCCGGCCCAAAAGCTTGGTGCAGAATTGCTTAAAAAAATCTGGCTGATTACGCCCAATGAAACCGAAGCCAGCCTTTTGACTGGAGTGGCACTTACCGAGCAAAATTGGGAAGAAAAGGCTGCTGCGGTTCTTCAGCACATGGGCGTTGAAAATGTCATCATTACTTTAGGCGAAAAGGGCTCGATACTTTTCGGCAGAAAAGAAACAAAACGTTTCGAGGCACTGCAGGTTGCGGCGGTGGACAGTACGGCGGCTGGCGACGTGTTCAATGGTACTTTGGCGGCCGCTCTAACACAAAACCTTTCGCTAAACGAAGCCATTGCTTTTGCTTCGGTGGCGGCGGCATTGTCTGTAACCAAAAAGGGGGCACAGCCTTCGATTCCCACTTTATCGGAAATTGAAAATTTTAGAATGAATCAAATAGAATACCCGACGAAATAA
- a CDS encoding trans-sulfuration enzyme family protein — protein sequence MKETTKAIRIQTDRTQHGEHATPIFMTSSFTFQDAAEGQALFNNEIEGNIYARYSNPSVQEFIDKVCMLENMEAGFATASGMAAVFAGFAAHLQQGDHLVACQALFGSAHQIITQILTKWGISHTYLPSSATEEEWDAAVQENTKMVYLETPSNPGLEIVDLEMIGRIAKKHNLIYYVDNCFATPVIQKPGQFGANLIVHSATKFMDGQGRVLGGLICGTKELMEPVVFFCRHTGPAMSAFNAWILSKSLETLHLRMERHCSNAEKLAAALEGVEGVLKVNYPFSDSHPQSALAKKQMSSGGALVTFELDGGFERIVRFTQLLKIPSKTSNLGDSRTTITNPNTTTHSKVAPEIKADLGITEGLMRVSVGLEDIEDLIEDFKQAILGSK from the coding sequence ATGAAAGAAACAACCAAGGCAATTCGGATTCAAACCGACAGAACCCAACACGGCGAACACGCCACGCCCATTTTCATGACCAGCAGCTTTACTTTTCAAGATGCGGCAGAAGGGCAGGCTTTGTTCAACAATGAAATCGAAGGCAATATTTATGCCCGTTATTCCAATCCCAGTGTGCAAGAGTTCATCGATAAGGTGTGCATGCTCGAGAATATGGAAGCAGGTTTTGCTACGGCTTCGGGTATGGCGGCCGTTTTTGCAGGTTTTGCGGCTCATTTACAACAAGGCGACCACTTGGTGGCTTGTCAAGCTTTGTTCGGTTCGGCTCACCAGATTATCACGCAAATTCTGACCAAGTGGGGCATAAGCCATACATATTTGCCATCTTCTGCTACTGAAGAAGAATGGGATGCGGCTGTGCAAGAGAACACCAAGATGGTGTATTTGGAAACCCCTTCAAATCCGGGATTGGAAATTGTCGATTTGGAAATGATTGGCCGTATTGCGAAAAAACACAATCTTATTTATTACGTCGACAACTGCTTTGCCACGCCGGTGATTCAAAAGCCCGGCCAGTTTGGAGCCAACCTGATCGTGCATTCGGCCACCAAATTCATGGACGGGCAGGGTCGTGTTTTGGGTGGATTGATTTGCGGAACCAAAGAATTGATGGAGCCCGTAGTTTTCTTCTGCCGCCATACCGGGCCAGCCATGTCGGCTTTCAATGCGTGGATTCTTTCAAAAAGCTTGGAAACCTTGCATTTGCGTATGGAGCGTCATTGCAGCAATGCCGAGAAATTGGCGGCCGCTTTGGAAGGTGTAGAGGGTGTTTTGAAAGTGAATTATCCGTTTTCGGATAGCCATCCGCAATCGGCTTTGGCGAAAAAGCAAATGAGTAGCGGTGGAGCTTTGGTGACATTCGAATTGGATGGCGGTTTCGAGCGTATTGTACGTTTTACGCAATTGCTCAAAATTCCTTCAAAAACATCGAATTTGGGCGATAGCCGTACCACCATTACGAACCCGAATACAACGACTCACTCGAAAGTCGCTCCTGAAATAAAAGCCGATTTGGGCATTACAGAGGGTTTGATGAGAGTGTCTGTAGGCCTCGAGGATATTGAAGATTTGATTGAAGATTTTAAACAAGCTATTTTAGGTTCGAAATAA
- a CDS encoding ADP-ribosylglycohydrolase family protein — MHQKIIPIILFCTALLACNSGDEESQKAVQSPDMEYAKYSPNAGDKIISRAEYADKLYGFWLGQCIANWTGLVTEMDKIGNIGEIKTGDFYTREDWGKPDQASIWANGEPSTISKTIDFVFRDENEIWGADDDTDLEYMYQYLLLSNKTSMLTGEQIREGWLKHMKHEEENFLWVANQRALDKMLEGVVPPATSDPEITKDKTYDNYYEMIDAQLTTEIFGLFSPARPDIALKIAEMPIRTTARENAQWISEFYVILYSLASEVDESLSRKEQIFWMAEQASKHLPENAYAAKMYDFVKGLYAQGLTWEQARDAVYVRYQVEQQDGYTITSKNLPCNGCFVGGINFAASLVSLFYGEGDLKETIKIGALCGWDSDNPTATWGGLLGFMYGKSGVEEAFGRTFSDKFNIHRTRVNFPNEGLDYFANMAENGLFVVDRVVQEQMQGGVDLKKNVWYIPQK, encoded by the coding sequence ATGCACCAGAAAATTATACCTATAATCTTGTTTTGCACGGCACTGTTGGCCTGCAATTCAGGTGATGAAGAATCGCAAAAGGCGGTCCAATCGCCGGATATGGAATACGCCAAATATTCTCCAAATGCTGGGGATAAAATTATCTCTCGGGCTGAATATGCCGATAAACTGTATGGTTTTTGGTTGGGACAATGCATTGCCAATTGGACAGGTTTGGTGACTGAAATGGATAAAATTGGAAACATTGGCGAAATAAAAACGGGTGATTTCTATACGCGAGAAGATTGGGGAAAACCCGACCAAGCGAGTATTTGGGCAAACGGAGAACCCAGCACGATTTCGAAAACAATTGATTTTGTATTTCGCGACGAAAACGAGATTTGGGGAGCCGACGACGACACGGATCTAGAATACATGTACCAATACCTGCTTTTGAGCAATAAAACGAGCATGCTCACGGGTGAGCAAATTCGAGAAGGTTGGTTGAAACACATGAAACACGAGGAAGAGAACTTTCTTTGGGTGGCCAACCAAAGGGCTTTGGATAAAATGTTGGAGGGCGTGGTTCCGCCAGCCACCAGTGATCCCGAAATCACCAAAGACAAGACATACGACAATTATTATGAGATGATCGATGCTCAGCTAACTACCGAAATATTTGGACTTTTCAGTCCGGCTAGACCCGATATAGCTCTCAAAATTGCGGAGATGCCTATTCGCACAACGGCTCGCGAAAATGCCCAATGGATTTCGGAGTTTTATGTAATCCTTTATTCTTTGGCTTCGGAAGTTGACGAAAGTCTTTCCAGAAAGGAACAGATTTTTTGGATGGCCGAGCAGGCGAGTAAGCATTTGCCAGAAAATGCCTATGCAGCGAAGATGTATGATTTTGTCAAAGGACTTTATGCACAAGGGCTCACATGGGAACAGGCCCGCGATGCAGTTTATGTTCGCTATCAAGTAGAGCAACAGGATGGTTATACGATCACTTCGAAAAACTTGCCTTGCAACGGCTGTTTTGTGGGGGGCATTAATTTTGCCGCCAGTTTGGTGAGTTTGTTTTATGGTGAAGGCGACCTGAAAGAGACCATAAAAATCGGGGCTTTGTGCGGTTGGGATTCCGACAACCCTACGGCCACTTGGGGCGGTTTATTGGGTTTCATGTATGGAAAATCTGGAGTCGAAGAAGCCTTTGGGCGTACATTTTCCGACAAGTTCAATATTCATCGCACACGCGTGAACTTTCCCAATGAGGGGCTCGACTACTTTGCCAACATGGCCGAAAATGGCCTTTTTGTGGTCGATCGTGTGGTGCAGGAGCAAATGCAGGGCGGAGTAGATTTGAAAAAGAATGTCTGGTACATTCCCCAAAAATGA
- a CDS encoding thymidylate synthase: MKQYHDLLKHILEEGTEKSDRTGTGTKSVFGYQMRFNLKEGFPLVTTKKIHLRSVIHELLWFIQGDTNIAYLKENGVSIWDEWADENGDLGPVYGKQWRSWPKANGETVDQLMTVIDQLKNSPDSRRIIVSAWNVGELSEMALMPCHALFQFYVADGKLSCQLYQRSADVFLGVPFNIASYALLTEMIAQVCGLEAHEFIWTGGDTHIYSNHMEQVEKQLARDFRPLPKLKLNPEVKSILDFKFEDIEILDYDPHPGIKAPVAV, from the coding sequence ATGAAACAATATCACGATCTGCTGAAACATATTTTGGAGGAGGGGACAGAGAAGTCTGACCGTACCGGCACGGGCACAAAAAGTGTGTTCGGGTATCAAATGCGTTTCAATTTGAAAGAGGGTTTTCCACTGGTTACGACCAAGAAAATCCACTTGAGATCGGTCATTCATGAGCTTTTGTGGTTCATTCAGGGCGATACAAATATTGCTTATTTGAAAGAGAATGGCGTAAGTATTTGGGATGAATGGGCAGATGAAAATGGCGATTTGGGACCAGTGTACGGCAAACAATGGCGGTCGTGGCCAAAGGCCAATGGCGAGACCGTCGACCAGTTGATGACGGTGATCGATCAGTTGAAAAACAGTCCCGATTCGCGACGAATTATTGTATCGGCTTGGAACGTGGGCGAATTGAGCGAAATGGCCCTGATGCCTTGCCATGCTCTTTTTCAGTTTTATGTGGCCGACGGCAAGCTGAGTTGCCAACTTTACCAACGCAGTGCCGATGTGTTTTTGGGCGTGCCTTTCAATATCGCTTCGTATGCATTGTTGACGGAAATGATAGCTCAGGTCTGCGGTTTGGAAGCCCATGAATTTATCTGGACGGGCGGCGATACGCACATATATTCCAACCATATGGAGCAGGTGGAAAAGCAATTGGCTCGCGATTTTCGGCCTTTACCAAAATTGAAACTGAACCCCGAAGTAAAATCCATTCTGGATTTCAAGTTTGAAGACATCGAGATTTTGGATTATGATCCACATCCAGGTATCAAAGCTCCTGTAGCGGTGTAA
- a CDS encoding nucleoside hydrolase has protein sequence MKIFSRIFWLLFVALSCTSEPQNQEKEEAETATEVPNKIPVVFDTDANNELDDQHAMAYLFTNQDVFDIRGVTVNATKSGGNIDRQYDEAERILTLFNLNGKIPLLKGANGSFLEIEPNIGNAAFDGSKAVDFIIEEAEKCSEENKLVLIAVGKLTNVALALERKPSIESNIRLVWLGSNFPDPGEYNLENDIPSMNYVLHTNVDFEIVTVRYGKESGTDAVKITQADVNKNMPGLGPKIKTPIVGRHGGEFDNFGDYSVNLFEHISYHGDPPARALFDMAAVAIVKNPNWAKSYRIPGPTMKDGQWLEQPDNSRKVRVWEDFKKDEIIADLYAGLKAQ, from the coding sequence ATGAAGATTTTTTCTCGCATATTTTGGCTTTTATTCGTGGCTTTGTCCTGTACTTCTGAGCCACAAAATCAAGAAAAGGAAGAGGCAGAAACCGCCACCGAAGTGCCGAACAAAATCCCTGTGGTTTTCGACACGGATGCCAACAACGAATTGGATGACCAGCACGCTATGGCCTATTTGTTTACCAATCAAGATGTCTTTGATATTCGCGGCGTGACTGTAAACGCCACCAAAAGTGGCGGAAATATTGACAGGCAATACGATGAAGCCGAGCGTATTTTGACCTTGTTCAACCTTAACGGAAAGATTCCCTTATTGAAAGGAGCCAATGGCTCTTTTTTGGAGATTGAGCCGAATATCGGCAATGCCGCTTTTGACGGCAGCAAAGCGGTAGATTTTATCATTGAAGAAGCTGAAAAGTGTAGCGAAGAGAACAAATTGGTACTTATTGCTGTAGGCAAATTGACCAACGTGGCCTTGGCTTTGGAAAGGAAGCCTTCAATCGAAAGCAACATACGTTTGGTGTGGTTGGGTTCGAATTTCCCTGATCCTGGGGAATATAATCTCGAAAACGACATTCCATCAATGAATTATGTACTCCACACAAACGTGGATTTTGAAATTGTTACCGTACGTTATGGCAAAGAGTCGGGAACAGATGCCGTGAAAATCACACAAGCCGATGTAAACAAAAATATGCCCGGATTAGGGCCGAAAATCAAAACGCCGATTGTCGGTCGGCACGGGGGAGAATTCGACAATTTTGGCGATTATTCGGTCAACCTGTTTGAGCATATTTCGTATCATGGCGATCCACCGGCTCGGGCTCTTTTCGATATGGCGGCGGTGGCCATCGTGAAAAACCCCAATTGGGCAAAATCTTACCGTATTCCTGGCCCTACAATGAAAGACGGCCAATGGCTTGAGCAGCCGGACAATTCGCGAAAAGTAAGAGTTTGGGAAGATTTCAAAAAGGATGAAATCATTGCCGATTTATATGCCGGATTAAAAGCTCAGTAA
- the folK gene encoding 2-amino-4-hydroxy-6-hydroxymethyldihydropteridine diphosphokinase, giving the protein MHKVYLGLGTNLGDRSQHLKDALEAIENQLGTIQRKSSVHETKAWGKTDQPDFLNMVIMVQTEIWPLKLMEKILQIEEQLGRVRKEKWGSRLIDIDVLYFNDWYFNTPGLIVPHPFIQQREFVLQPLQEISEH; this is encoded by the coding sequence ATGCACAAAGTATATCTGGGCTTAGGCACCAATCTGGGCGACAGGTCGCAGCATTTGAAAGATGCCCTTGAAGCCATCGAAAATCAGTTGGGCACTATCCAAAGAAAGTCGAGCGTTCACGAAACCAAAGCTTGGGGAAAAACGGATCAGCCCGATTTCTTGAACATGGTGATTATGGTCCAAACCGAAATTTGGCCTTTGAAACTCATGGAAAAAATTCTCCAAATAGAGGAACAACTTGGGCGTGTGCGAAAAGAAAAATGGGGCAGCCGACTGATTGATATCGATGTACTTTATTTCAACGATTGGTATTTCAACACCCCCGGATTGATCGTACCGCATCCTTTCATCCAACAAAGAGAATTTGTACTGCAACCGCTTCAGGAAATTTCAGAGCATTAA